One stretch of Daphnia pulicaria isolate SC F1-1A chromosome 6, SC_F0-13Bv2, whole genome shotgun sequence DNA includes these proteins:
- the LOC124344206 gene encoding uncharacterized protein LOC124344206 isoform X2 produces the protein MVGRCAVPGCKTTYYKGNQKENEVTLFTIPKTSLSKWQELIPCSNLTSTSRICCRHFDESDFKSGIEILNVFHPFKRRNRNAGAIPKHFLINVEANASNASVRKRPKVDKIPTTSKRKKFDSTAPSMEVTSTIQESINIPQAAEELIFDPLPDSIKENLAVVMEDTTVASPSMEATSTIQESMDTHQAAEEAIFDPLPDVMNENVAVVIEDSTVTSPSMEASSTNFKSNFVTFQSLVTSSMVPKNWIWSFDQIKQMIFCISMDQLPNGNYNVKSVHFQNKK, from the exons ATGGTTGGCAGGTGTGCTGTTCCTGGTTGTAAAACAACATATTacaaaggaaatcaaaaagaaaacgaggttACCCTGTTTACAATTCCTAAAACTTCATTATCAAAATGGCAAGAACTAATTCCATGTAGCAATTTGACGAGCACCTCACGTATTTGCTGCCGTCATTTTGACGAAAGTGACTTTAAATCAgggattgaaattttgaacgtGTTCCATCCTTTCAAACGTAGGAATCGTAATGCTGGAGCAATTCCCAAACATTTTCTGATAAATG TGGAAGCAAATGCTAGCAATGCATCAGTAAGGAAACGACCAAAAGTAGACAAAATACCTACTacgtcaaagagaaaaaaatttgacagtACAG CACCCTCCATGGAAGTTACCTCTACTATTCAAGAATCAATCAACATTCCCCAGGCTGCTgaagaattaatttttgatCCACTTCCAGattcaatcaaagaaaatcttgCTGTTGTCATGGAAGATACGACAGTTGCATCGCCTTCTATGGAAGCTACCTCTACTATTCAAGAATCAATGGACACTCACCAGGCTGCtgaagaagcaatttttgatcCACTTCCTGATGTAATGAACGAAAATGTTGCTGTTGTCATTGAAGATTCGACAGTTACATCACCTTCTATGGAAGCAAGCTCTACTAATTTCAAGTCTAATTTTGTGACATTTCAGTCACTAGTAACTTCATCAATGGTACCAAAGAATTGGATATGGTCTTTTGatcaaattaaacaaatgattttttgCATTTCGATGGATCAACTACCAAATGGAAATTATAATGTGAAAAGTGTACATTTTCAAAACAAGAAGTAA
- the LOC124344061 gene encoding fucose-1-phosphate guanylyltransferase-like, translating to MERIQKYMVQLAENFNKTSLDDGFWDCVVISAGDEEQKECFQQQIDEKLENGEIPRATKYLVIADCPGYALGSGGSTFHILKHLKKLFANDLFQMKIWISHAGGSSKRLPNLSCTGKLFCPLPLEVEGKAITLLNLKFIITSPFLKLMKNGGIFICASDDIETFCLEGLESLEEKFNQLDDDGIVAIGHPSTIAIGNTHGVYVLPEWCRNEENCRLSPCLEVLQKPNYVTMETKKALFKFGHNEEERVYTDSMFWCGPGLVRKMVAFAEECEDLYRNETCIYGDFLACMGSRPAEQKLYWKNVSNSSTIKRKIASHFGDTSLNILILERSHFYHLGTMPEYLENLNPASELFQTLGMKLRVQSFLSNPSRIQGIVTLSYIEADAKMMKDSIMDSCIVNVPIICEQRTIVSHCLIDDPVINVIPSGWMFHTAAVKQENSVLYVTIAFRVDDDLKGTIEQSHGWKGTSLASTTSTQWQAKLFEAHETMSQSFTATWRSVTNLLEHAESKEMRKLQRFSMEDIVQKKDIPAMMQHRVNVSRKINFHMLT from the exons ATGGAACGAATCCAGAAGTACATGGTTCAGTTAGCGGAAAACTTTAACAAAACATCTTTAG ACGATGGTTTTTGGGATTGTGTAGTCATATCTGCCGGAgatgaagaacaaaaagaatgtTTCCAACAGcaaattgatgagaaactgGAAAATGGAGAAATACCAAGGGCTACTAAATATTTAGTCATTGCTGATTGTCCTGGATATGCTTTGGGGTCGGGTGGATCTACCTTTCATATtctgaaacatttaaaaaaactttttgccaATGATCTATTTCAGATGAAAATTTGGATTAGTCATGCTG GGGGATCTAGTAAAAGATTACCAAATTTAAGCTGTACTGGAAAGTTATTTTGTCCATTGCCACTAGAAGTTGAAGGAAAAGCAATAACacttctaaatttaaaatttattattacttcaCCTTTTCTTAAACTGATGAAAAATGGAGGAATATTTATTTGTGCTTCTGATgatatagaaactttttgtttggaaG GTCTTGAAAGTCTTGAAGAAAAGTTTAACCAACTGGATGACGATGGAATTGTAGCCATTGGTCATCCATCCACTATTGCAATAG GAAATACGCATGGTGTGTACGTGCTTCCAGAGTGGTGTAGAAATGAGGAGAATTGTAGGCTAAGCCCTTGCCTTGAAGTTTTACAGAAACCTAATTATGTCActatggaaacaaaaaaggctttatttaaatttg GCCATAATGAAGAGGAAAGAGTATATACCGACAGCATGTTTTGGTGCGGACCAGGACTCGTGAGGAAAATGGTGGCGTTTGCTGAGGAATGTGAGGATCTCTACCGCAACGAAACGTGTATATACGGCGATTTTCTAGCCTGCATGGGATCTCGTCCTGCCGAACAAAAACTGTATTGGAAAAATGTTTCTAATTCCTCGACAATCAAACGCAAAATTGCTAGTCATTTCGGAGATACATCGCTGAACATTCTGATCTTGGAGCGATCGCATTTCTACCATTTAGGAACTATGCCAGAAT ATCTGGAAAATCTGAATCCTGCATCCGAACTATTCCAGACGTTGGGGATGAAACTACGCGTTCAATCATTCCTCAGCAATCCATCTAGAATTCAAGGAATTGTAACTCTGTCCTACATAGAAGCAGATGCCAAGATGATGAAAGATAGTATTATGGATAGTTGCATTGTAAATGTACCGATTATCTGCGAGCAGCGGACTATTGTCAGTCATTGTCTGATTGATGATCCGGTGATTAACGTAATTCCGTCTGGCTGGATGTTTCACACTGCAGCAGTGAAGCAAGAAAATTCGGTGCTCTACGTCACTATTGCCTTTCGAGTCGATGATGACTTGAAAGGAACCATAGAGCAGAGTCATGGATGGAAAGGCACTAGTTTGGCGTCCACAACTTCTACGCAGTGGCAGGCCAAATTGTTTGAAGCTCACGAGACAATGAGTCAATCATTTACCGCAACCTGGAGAAGCGTAACAAACTTGCTAGAACATGCCGAGTCcaaggaaatgagaaaactGCAGCGTTTTAGCATGGAAGACATAGTTCAAAAGAAAGACATACCAGCAATGATGCAGCACAGAGTAAATGTTTCACGGAAGATAAATTTCCATATGTTAACCTAA
- the LOC124344206 gene encoding uncharacterized protein LOC124344206 isoform X1: MVGRCAVPGCKTTYYKGNQKENEVTLFTIPKTSLSKWQELIPCSNLTSTSRICCRHFDESDFKSGIEILNVFHPFKRRNRNAGAIPKHFLINDTPSRQAMQNVDGFKWRNNLNVEANASNASVRKRPKVDKIPTTSKRKKFDSTAPSMEVTSTIQESINIPQAAEELIFDPLPDSIKENLAVVMEDTTVASPSMEATSTIQESMDTHQAAEEAIFDPLPDVMNENVAVVIEDSTVTSPSMEASSTNFKSNFVTFQSLVTSSMVPKNWIWSFDQIKQMIFCISMDQLPNGNYNVKSVHFQNKK; the protein is encoded by the exons ATGGTTGGCAGGTGTGCTGTTCCTGGTTGTAAAACAACATATTacaaaggaaatcaaaaagaaaacgaggttACCCTGTTTACAATTCCTAAAACTTCATTATCAAAATGGCAAGAACTAATTCCATGTAGCAATTTGACGAGCACCTCACGTATTTGCTGCCGTCATTTTGACGAAAGTGACTTTAAATCAgggattgaaattttgaacgtGTTCCATCCTTTCAAACGTAGGAATCGTAATGCTGGAGCAATTCCCAAACATTTTCTGATAAATG atACACCTAGTCGACAAGCAATGCAAAATGTTGATGGTTTCAAATGGAGAAATAACCTTAatg TGGAAGCAAATGCTAGCAATGCATCAGTAAGGAAACGACCAAAAGTAGACAAAATACCTACTacgtcaaagagaaaaaaatttgacagtACAG CACCCTCCATGGAAGTTACCTCTACTATTCAAGAATCAATCAACATTCCCCAGGCTGCTgaagaattaatttttgatCCACTTCCAGattcaatcaaagaaaatcttgCTGTTGTCATGGAAGATACGACAGTTGCATCGCCTTCTATGGAAGCTACCTCTACTATTCAAGAATCAATGGACACTCACCAGGCTGCtgaagaagcaatttttgatcCACTTCCTGATGTAATGAACGAAAATGTTGCTGTTGTCATTGAAGATTCGACAGTTACATCACCTTCTATGGAAGCAAGCTCTACTAATTTCAAGTCTAATTTTGTGACATTTCAGTCACTAGTAACTTCATCAATGGTACCAAAGAATTGGATATGGTCTTTTGatcaaattaaacaaatgattttttgCATTTCGATGGATCAACTACCAAATGGAAATTATAATGTGAAAAGTGTACATTTTCAAAACAAGAAGTAA